The Litoribrevibacter albus DNA segment GGCACCGTGGTAATCGTAAGTTCATCGATTAAGCCAGCAGCTAAGAAACTTTGGATCAGCTTTCCTCCGTCGATGTACAAATTCTGAAACCCTTGCTGATGTAAGTGCTTGACCAGTGTGTCAGGTGAGCCAGACATAAAAGTGATCTTGCCTGATAACTCTGTGGGAACCTTTGTTAATTGGTTGCTGATCACGAATACAGGTTTATCGTAAGGCCATTCGCCAAAGGATCGTACTTTCTCATAGGTGTTTCTGCCCATCACTAAGGCATCTATCGAGTTCATAAAGGCACTGAATCCCAAATCGTTGTCATCAGGGTTATTAATTTTTTCCAGCCAATCCAGTTCCCCTTGTGGACCTGCTATGAAGCCGTCCAGGCTTTGAGCTATGTATACGCAGTTCATCGTGATTTACCTTTGATATGAGTGTTAGAAGAGTAGGGCATTACGTTCGTTGAGCACGTCATTTATGTATCTTTAATTTCATGTAGTTTAAATTATGCTGTATATTAATACAGTGTAATTTGTCTGTGAACAGCTACCGAG contains these protein-coding regions:
- a CDS encoding dihydrofolate reductase family protein, translated to MNCVYIAQSLDGFIAGPQGELDWLEKINNPDDNDLGFSAFMNSIDALVMGRNTYEKVRSFGEWPYDKPVFVISNQLTKVPTELSGKITFMSGSPDTLVKHLHQQGFQNLYIDGGKLIQSFLAAGLIDELTITTVPVLLGQGIPLFDQLPQAIELKLKRSEVLLNQLVKTTYAVT